The nucleotide window ACAGTGTTTCCAGGCTCCACAGTGGGTGCCTGCTGGCTGTCAGGCTACTGACACTTCCCGACTGTGCCAGCTGGGCTGTGGCTCTCTGCAGTTGATCTGGAGCAGAAAAGTGCCCGACCTCTAACAGAGGCAGTTTTGCTGTTCAGCCACACACAGTATTCCTTCCAACCAGTGCTGCTAAGACTGAGCACTTTACACCACTAAGCAGATGGTTCATTATCTCCCATCCCATTTGCCATTGCATGATTAGAACAGGCAGTGGATGGGAAGGCAGTGGGCCTAGCAGAACACTGACAGTTACCAGAAGTGCTTTGCAGTCAAGCAGAATTCAGACTTGCAGACTTGAGTGCAGAGACTGCAGAGGATCTAGTAACCCATTCTGGAAAGTCCAGAGCTCAAGAACCCAGACAATTCCTATTTTTTCCAGCCACTAACCTGAAAAAAGCATTGACAGTTAACATTAAGACAGTGCTTTCAGGAGAGCAGAACTGCATCCAGCTGCAGTCGGCTGGATACAAAAGCAGTGCTGTATGAAGGTATTAGTAGATtaacagataaaaaaatagattaatagACTCAGAGGCACTTAATTGTCTAGACTTCTTTAAGCACCACTTTTTCAATGTACCTTATAATACTTGTAATGCATCTTGAAATGAACTGCTCATTGTCAATGAGGCATTACAGATATATAGAAAGAAGAACCTTTGGGGCTCTCAgattcttcttctttctttcatcacATCCATCCCCATTAATTACttgagctgcaggcagctcacGCCCTCTGCAGCTCAACTTGAATCGACCTGGCAGTACCTTTTGTCACAAGAGACAGGTAAGTCACTGCAGAAAGTAGATACAAGGCACGCACGCAGTGGGACCACACTGCCCGAGCATAGTGTGGAGACCCAACAGATGTAGACagagatataaaaataaataattttttaaaaaatctagcACCTACAAACTGGTTCTAGTTTCCTCTTTACCTCTTGGAGGACAAGGAAAGTAGAGCCCCATAGCTGAGCTCCTCTATTCTGATGGGAAACTTGAGCACAGAGAATGGGATGCAGCAGTAAGACCTCTAGAATCACTGCCATCAACTGCATTGGCACTTGCAAGTGCCACACAATTTTTCAGGATGCTTCTCCCCTCCTAAAGAAATCTTCTACCAGCTTGTCGAATTTCTGTGAGGAATTCTGCTTTAGAACATTCAAGGGAGTGAGTAAATACTGCTCTGCAAATCCAGTTGGAAAGTGCTCATTGGAAACAGGTGCCTGGCTAACAGCGCtagctgctcttgctgctcctggcTGTTCTCCACTcagctcttccttccctttctccttgccTGTGTGACAAGTGCAGCCTTCTTTCGAGCAGAAAGCTGACTCGCAGTAGTTCTGCTGAAGAACCTTAACACCCGTGAACTCTTCAGACTTCTCGGTGTCTCTCTCTGGGGACTCATACACAACTCCTCGAGGCGCAGAATGCTGCGCAGCTCTTTTCAAGAGACACACGGGTTCCTGccccttccttttgctttgctgctgtacAGACTCTTGCACAGGCTTTGGGATTTTGAGGTCAGGAAGTGTCTGGGGGGCAGAACTTAGGTATTTCTGAAAGTAAGCCTGGCACATGCCACCCTTCACGATTGGAATGACCGAGCAAGGTTTCAGCCACTTCACAAACTCGCACAGCTCCGAAAAGGATGAGTGATCCGAGTACGGAATGGGGTGGATGTTGGGGTGGGTGACCTTCACGGGCCTGCCGGTAGGGAGGATGGCAATGGTAGGGTGCAGCGCGTTCCAGCTGACAAGGGTGTCCCAGCGGATCTCGGTGATGTCCACGGCACGGATCCAGCCGGCCCCCTCCTCGGTGGTGAAGACATcgggcagctccagcagccgcATCTGCTCCAGGCGCCAGGGGCTGACCACGACCCAGGTGCCGAACTCCACTGCCAGGTCCACCAGCAGCGTCTCCTTCCCCAGGCTGTAGACACCTGCGAGGAGAGCCATGAGCGTGccagggccggggcggggggcaggagcCCCGGCCGAGGGGAGGGCACCGaggggccccgccggcgggagcgggaggcgAGGGCGACGGCCCCGCGAGGCGGCACTCACCGATGACAACTCGGTGTCGCGGGTGCGCGCGGATGACGTGGGCGGCCTGGCGCGTGGCGCGCTGGCGCGAGGGCAGGGCCCGCTGCGGGTGGCAGTGGGTGTTGTCCAGGTAGAGGCGGTCGATGTGGCGGCCCCTCAGCGCCGGCTCGCCCCGCATGGCGCCCGAGTAGCGGAAGTCCCCTGCGAGGACAGGGCCGTcagggcgcggcgggggccgcggcgggggcctcggcggccCGCCCCGTACCTGTGTAGAGGATGTTGCCGAAGGCGCCCTCGAAGAGGAACATGACGGAGCCGGGGCAGTGGTTGGAGTCCAGCAGCGTCACCGTCACCTCCTCGCCCACCACGTGGCTCTGCCCCACCTCCAGCGGCCGGATCCAGCGCGTCGGCacctgcggggccgggcggtgagggcggggcggcgggggcggcgagggccgggcggcgggggcggcgagggcgggggcggccgggcggcggtgAGGgctgggcggcggggccgggcggtgagggcggggcggcgggggcggccgggcggtgagggccgggcggcgggggcggcgggggcaccTACCTGGAGGCGGCGGTGCAGCAGGCGGGCGGTGAGCGGCGAGCAGTACAGCGGGCGGCTCCAGGTGCTGGACAGCCCCACGGTGTGGTCCGAGTGCATGTGCGACAGGAAGAACAGGCGGGCGCCGGCCGCCCTCCGCACGCTCCAGAAGTCCACGGCGATGGGCGTCCCGGGGATCAGCGTCCCGCTCATGGCGGCGCCCGCCGGCGGCtgcggcgccggccccgccgcttcCCGCCGaattgggggggcggggccgcgcaggcgcggggcggggccgatCGCACGTCAGGGGCGTGGCGGGGCTGCGTGGTCACGTcaggggggcggggcgcggaggcggggccggcggagcgggagcggagcgggagcggagcggggtCAGGCCGGGCCATGCCGTACCTGGGCGGCGAGGAGGCGGTGCGGGAGCTGCGCCGGGCCCTGGCCAACCCGCACGTGCAGGCGGACCGGTTGCGGTACCGCGCCGCCGTCCTGCGCGTCATCCGGTAcagcgggcggggcgcggggcggacGGTGCGGTCGGGTCCGGTCCGGTGCGGTCGGGTCCGGTGCGGTGCGGtccggtgcggtgcggtgcggtgcggtcGGGCCCGCGCTGAGCGCTGTCTCCGCCGCAGGCACATGGCGCAGGGCGCGGACGTGTCGGGGCTGTTCCCGGAGATGGTGAAGGCCAGCGCGGCGGCCGACgtggtgcagaagaagctggtGTCGCTGTACGTGCGGGCGCAGGCCCCGCGGCAGCCGCAGCTGGCGCTGCTGGCCGTCAACACCCTGCGCAAGGACTGcgcccaccccagccccgccgTGCGCGGGCTCGCCCTCCGCAGCATGTGCGGCCTCaggtggggcggggggccggggcggggggggcgggcggcccgggaCGGCGGGCGGtgtggggggccggggcggcgggcgggggggagggcggtgggggggggccggggcggcgggcggggggagggcggtggggggccggggcggcggggctggggtggtgggcggggggccagggcgggggggggggggggccaggacggaggggccggggcggtggggggggggggcggggctggccggggaggcgggcggggggccagggcggggggggggcccggggcggaggggccggggcggtgggcggggggCCAGGacggaggggccgggccggggcggcgggcggggggggcccggggctggggcggtgggggggggccGTGGCGGCGGCTGGCTGacggccgcccgcccgcaggATGCCCGGCATTCAGGAGTacctgcagcagcccctccTCAGCGGCCTGCGGGACAAGGCCTCCTACGTGCGGAGAGCCGCCGTGCTCGGCTGCGCCAAGATGCTGAAGCTGCAGGGGGACTGCGAAGTGGGTAAGGGGCTTCGTGCCGGGGCTGCGCGCTgctggggaggcgggggcgcGCAGCCGCTGGAAGCGTATTTAGGCCCGCAGCTTGTCCTGGGTCCGCTGCGCTGCCTCTGGGCCGTGGCAGCTGCAGGACAGAAAGAGGAAGGTAAGGGGGCTATCGCTGCGTGCCGAATCGTCGCCGAAGCAGCGGGCACTGCGAGGTTCCGTGTCAGGGTGCCCCTTTTACGGTGGTACCTGCTCTTACGGGGCCTCCCGCAACACCTGGCCGTTCCTGCAGTCTCTGGCCGGCCGGGTGCCGTTCTCACAGCCGCAGGCCTTCAGGGGAACATTGTGCCAAGGGCAGGTGTTGCTGTAGAGCTGGAGGTTTTGTTGACTGCTTCTCCCAGGTCAAGCCGTATCATAGAGGGTGATTAAGTTGCGGTGTGTCAACAGAATTTGATATACAGACCTCCACTTCTTTGCAGATGGTGCATTGGTGAATGAGCTGTACAGTTTGCTTCGTGATCAGGATCCTATTGTAGTCGTGAACTGTCTGAGGGCCTTAGAAGAGATCttgaagaaggagggaggagtTGTCATCAACAAACCCATTGCCCATCATCTCCTcaacaggtttgttttcttggatGTTAAGATGGTGCTGGAAGCTTCATTCTTGTTGTTGCATTTTGCATGCTAGCAAAGCAGGTATTTCTGGGCTCCTGTCAGAACATGAAGGAAGAGTCAGGCACCCAAGGATGGAGGTGGCCATCCTAAGAGAAACCAAATTACTTTTATGCTAAGATCTTAAGAGAAATCTGAGATGCCCTGCTTTTCCAGGGAGTCTTTGCTTCAGCTGGTGGTTTGCTTTGGAATTATAGGTTAGTGTGactaggtttgggtttttttggtgatggTTTACATGatatatttagaatagaatagactcgtttaggttggaaaagacctttaagatcatccagtccaaccattaacctacactaccaagtccacactaaaccaatcaagggtagactagactgaaccatgtccccaagtgccacgtctacccgttgtttgaacacttccagggatggggactccaccacctctctgggcagcctagtATGTCTCGCCTAATCTGTTGAAAGATATATAACTTTGCttgaaaaaattaacttttctgcAGATAATTCTATACAATCTGGCAAAAGAGGGGTATTTTTCTGCTCAGGGTTTTTGTCAATGTTGCTGTCTGGCTTAGAGCACTAGCAAAAGTGCACGTGACTGATACTGGGTTAAGCCTATGTGCGTAAACTGGTCAGTTCTCCTGAGATAAAATTGTGGTGTATACTTCTGAAGCATAGCATTTGCTTTGGAACAGAGACTGTAAGAAACTTGGAGGCTAAGGTCTCTACTCCGCACAGCGCAGATCTTTGTGTGCTTCTCGACTCCTGCAAACCGTGTTTATTCTCTTGGCAGGATGGCTGATCTGGATCAGTGGGGGCAAAGCGAGGTGCTGACCTTCCTCCTGCGTTACAGACCGCGCAGCGAGGAGGAGCTCTTCGACATACTCAATTTACTGGATGGCTATCTCaaaagcagcagccccagcgTTGTGATGGCAGCCACCAAGCTTTTCCTAGTGCTGGCCAGGGAATACCCCCATGTGCAGGCAGATGTTTTGGTGAGAGTGAAGGGACCGCTGCTGTCTGCCTGCACTTCGGAGAGCAGGGAGCTCTGCTTCACTGCGCTGTGCCATGTGCGTCAGATCCTTGGAAGCCTTCCTGGCCATTTTAGCAGCCACTACAAAAAGTTCTTCTGTTCGTATTCAGAGCCCCACTACATCAAATGCCAGAAGATGGAGGTGTTGTGCGAGCTGGTGAATGATGAAAACGTACAGCAAGTGCTGGAGGAGCTGAAGGGCTATTGCACTGATGTGTCGGTAGAGCTTGCCCAAGGGGCTATCTTTGCCATAGGTAAGAGCCGTGTCTTGCCTcgggagcagctgcagccctaGACCCTTAAGGTGGGCCTTTCTCTGCTGAAGTATATCTGGGCAAATGCCGAAAACGTGATCTGTGCTGAAGCAGTACAGCCCTCTGTAGACCGGCCTCCCCAGGAATGTTTTGTGTGAGTGTGTTTCTAAACCACGATTGTGCTGATTCTTTCAGAAGTCCTGCTATTGAACTGTTTCAGGTTGCGCATAATGTCCTTGAATCTCATTCAGATGTCTGTGCTCTGATCAGGTGCTCTAGAGAAATTGTGTTATTTCATCTTATTAATGAGCCATATAGTGTTGAATGAAACTGTGTAGTGGGTGGAGGAGCTGCTCTAATGCCTGCTTGTTCTTTGAGTTGTGGTGGGGGCAGAGTTAAGGTGATTTGGGGCACTTcggttttgtttttatcatagaatcgtttaggttggaaaagacctttaagatcatccagtccaaccattaacctaacattaccaagtccaccactaaaccaattaagggtagagcagcaacTTTTTTGTAAGCTTTAAAACAGGTGAGTTTCTATAGTATTCATTAAGGATAAAGCCAAGGATGCTAAAATGCCTTTCTTATGTGTTACATTTAAGAGAAGTTCAGACTTGTTCTGAGGCATGGcttcagaaaaaggaacatATCCCTTGTGTGGGGAGCAAGCTCATTTGACTACACTTTCAGAAATCGTagtcaaaaaggaaaatgagaaagactGTTTCTTTGAAGTGAGTTTGTGATGAATAGTTGGGCTCATGGTTCCTATTTCACTCTCATAAAAGGTTAACTTTTATGTCCTTTGGTGTCTCTGCAGGCAATATTGCTAGGACATACACAGAAGAGTGTGTGGGGATTCTGACGGAGCTTCTGGGGCTTCAGCAGGAACATATCACGTCAGGTAGCCGTTGGCAGGTTGTTTGCCTCACTTAGGCTTCCAAAAGATGGCCTTGCTGGGGCTTGTGATCCCAGACTCGAGGCTCTGAAAGGCACTTGGCTTTTAATTTAATTGGCACCTTCAGGTGGAAGTCTTCCTGGTGGAGTGGGGTATATAGTGTGACTGGACGTTGTAGTTTTCCTTCCTTAGGAACTACTCTTCGTGGTGAAGGGGGAGATGGTCATAGCGGCATTCATGGTCCGATGTGGAGGCTCCTTTCTGGCTGCCGCCTGCTGACTTGGGGAGTGAGGGACTTGGCAGAGACATTTTAGTGACTGAGGGCCAAGATGATTAATAGATCTTTTAAATCTTTGTGATTTCTGTTCCTCATATGATAGTCTGATTCAGTTGTACCCaggcttctctttttcttctgctgcccTCAGGTCTAACTTCA belongs to Pelecanus crispus isolate bPelCri1 chromosome 17, bPelCri1.pri, whole genome shotgun sequence and includes:
- the DCLRE1B gene encoding 5' exonuclease Apollo, whose protein sequence is MSGTLIPGTPIAVDFWSVRRAAGARLFFLSHMHSDHTVGLSSTWSRPLYCSPLTARLLHRRLQVPTRWIRPLEVGQSHVVGEEVTVTLLDSNHCPGSVMFLFEGAFGNILYTGDFRYSGAMRGEPALRGRHIDRLYLDNTHCHPQRALPSRQRATRQAAHVIRAHPRHRVVIGVYSLGKETLLVDLAVEFGTWVVVSPWRLEQMRLLELPDVFTTEEGAGWIRAVDITEIRWDTLVSWNALHPTIAILPTGRPVKVTHPNIHPIPYSDHSSFSELCEFVKWLKPCSVIPIVKGGMCQAYFQKYLSSAPQTLPDLKIPKPVQESVQQQSKRKGQEPVCLLKRAAQHSAPRGVVYESPERDTEKSEEFTGVKVLQQNYCESAFCSKEGCTCHTGKEKGKEELSGEQPGAARAASAVSQAPVSNEHFPTGFAEQYLLTPLNVLKQNSSQKFDKLVEDFFRRGEAS
- the AP4B1 gene encoding AP-4 complex subunit beta-1 isoform X1: MPYLGGEEAVRELRRALANPHVQADRLRYRAAVLRVIRHMAQGADVSGLFPEMVKASAAADVVQKKLVSLYVRAQAPRQPQLALLAVNTLRKDCAHPSPAVRGLALRSMCGLRMPGIQEYLQQPLLSGLRDKASYVRRAAVLGCAKMLKLQGDCEVDGALVNELYSLLRDQDPIVVVNCLRALEEILKKEGGVVINKPIAHHLLNRMADLDQWGQSEVLTFLLRYRPRSEEELFDILNLLDGYLKSSSPSVVMAATKLFLVLAREYPHVQADVLVRVKGPLLSACTSESRELCFTALCHVRQILGSLPGHFSSHYKKFFCSYSEPHYIKCQKMEVLCELVNDENVQQVLEELKGYCTDVSVELAQGAIFAIGNIARTYTEECVGILTELLGLQQEHITSAVVQAFRDLVWLCPQCTDAVCRALPSCEDAIQDSEGKQALIWLLGTHGEKVPNAPYVLEDFVENVKSEMFPAVKMELLTALVRLFLSRPAECQDMLGRLLYYCIEEEMDMAVRDRGLFYYRLLQSGVEEVKRVLCSPKSDPSLGLLEDQTERPVNTWASQFNTLAPVYGRERWALITAHQPAEPSYACSPCTDSRNRDTGNLPHLHLGSVFPSSVESLISEGNKEVLKVHPNTGSLTLIPDVCLTAEQFEKTWLSLDMSCHLSLPWCGTVHPDTIQTALHVVHIQTIAMSKAGVQPWKAYLSAQDDTGCLFLTELLLEAADSEMQVSVKQSEAKPEALQTFISALRTVMGTVVGLES
- the AP4B1 gene encoding AP-4 complex subunit beta-1 isoform X2, whose amino-acid sequence is MPYLGGEEAVRELRRALANPHVQADRLRYRAAVLRVIRHMAQGADVSGLFPEMVKASAAADVVQKKLVSLYVRAQAPRQPQLALLAVNTLRKDCAHPSPAVRGLALRSMCGLRMPGIQEYLQQPLLSGLRDKASYVRRAAVLGCAKMLKLQGDCEVDGALVNELYSLLRDQDPIVVVNCLRALEEILKKEGGVVINKPIAHHLLNRMADLDQWGQSEVLTFLLRYRPRSEEELFDILNLLDGYLKSSSPSVVMAATKLFLVLAREYPHVQADVLVRVKGPLLSACTSESRELCFTALCHVRQILGSLPGHFSSHYKKFFCSYSEPHYIKCQKMEVLCELVNDENVQQVLEELKGYCTDVSVELAQGAIFAIGNIARTYTEECVGILTELLGLQQEHITSAVVQAFRDLVWLCPQCTDAVCRALPSCEDAIQDSEGKQALIWLLGTHGEKVPNAPYVLEDFVENVKSEMFPAVKMELLTALVRLFLSRPAECQDMLGRLLYYCIEEEMDMAVRDRGLFYYRLLQSGVEEVKRVLCSPKSDPSLGLLEDQTERPVNTWASQFNTLAPVYGRERWALITAHQPAEPSYACSPCTDSRNRDTESLISEGNKEVLKVHPNTGSLTLIPDVCLTAEQFEKTWLSLDMSCHLSLPWCGTVHPDTIQTALHVVHIQTIAMSKAGVQPWKAYLSAQDDTGCLFLTELLLEAADSEMQVSVKQSEAKPEALQTFISALRTVMGTVVGLES